The sequence below is a genomic window from Lolium perenne isolate Kyuss_39 chromosome 4, Kyuss_2.0, whole genome shotgun sequence.
CACGGCGCTCATCACCCGCAACACGAAGCAGGCAACCGCAGACATGTCCAGGGTGCTCAACAAGGACATcaccgaggaggaagagaagGTCCAGCTTCAGGTGGCCTCCGGGGACACCTGGGGCCTCTTCTCGCGGCAGTTCATGAGCCGCCACGGACTACACCTGCTAGCCACCACTAGCACCTGGTTCCTCCTGGATGTCGCCTTCTACAGCCAGAACCTGTTCCAGAAGGACATCTTCACCAAGGTCGGTTGGATCCCACCGGCAAGGACAATGAGCGCCCTCGAGGAGCTGTACCGCATCGCTCGTGCCCAGGCACTCATCGCTCTTTGCGGCACTGTACCGGGCTACTGGTTCACCGTCGCCTTCATCGACATTATTGGCAGGTTCTGGATCCAGCTCATGGGTTTTGCCATGATGACCATCTTTATGCTCGCCATCGCCGTGCCCTACGACTACCTCGTCAAGCCGGGGCACCACACTGGCTTCGTCGTTCTGTATGGCCTCACCTTCTTCTTCGCCAATTTCGGGCCCAACAGCACAACCTTCATCGTGCCCGCCGAGAtctttccggcgaggctccgctcCACGTGCCATGGTGTCTCTGCCGCTGCCGGTAAGGCCGGGGCGATTATCGGTGCATTCGGGTTCCTGTATGCATCACAGGACCAGAAGAAGCCCGACAAAGGGTACTCCGCCGGTATCGGCATGCGCAATGCACTCTTCCTGCTCGCCGGCACCAACTTCCTGGGCTTGCTCTTCTCACTGTTGGTTCCAGAGTCCAAGGGCAGGTCACTCGAGGAGATTTCCAAGGAAAACGTGGGCGACGATGGCACCGAAGCTTAGGCTGGGTGTTCTACATGCATGGCTGCTGCTTGGTGTGTTTGCTTTCCCTTGTTCAGTACGCTTTCTTTTCTTCCGTGTTACCAATTGCTGAATTTGTGGTGTTGCTTTGATGCCGTGTGTAATTGTGTACGGTGAGATTTTCCCTACTACCTGGCGTTGCAATTTTGCTATGAAGTGCTATATGGAGTACTTGTTTATTTTCTTCACCAAGAATTGCTAATAAAATCACTCATTTAAGAATGCCTATCTTCTCCATAATGTCCCTTGACTTACCGATTAAGACCATTCTTGTAATCGAGAAGATTATAAGAGGCTTCCTCTGGAAAGGCTAGAAAGATGTGAAGGGTGACCACTATCTAGTGGTGTGGGACAAAGTTTGCACCCCTAAGGTATGGGGTGGATTCGGTATTCCAAACTTGAGGATGATGAATGTGGCGTTGAGGACCACATGGTTATGGCTTCAGCGGGTTGATGACTCTAAGTTGTGGAAGGAGCTGAATATTCAAGTTCCTCAGCTAGCAATGCATCTTTTCGAAGGAGCAACTTTCTCAGTGCTTGGAGATGGAGCGTCCAATCTATTCTGGTCGGATCGCTAGCTGCCCGACGGACGGATCAGTGATATTGAACCAAACCTGTTTGCCGTAGTGCCAAAACGCGTGGTCATGCAACGCCGTGTCCGCGAGGGACTGGCAGGGGTTGGCTTGAGGACCTATCCCAGGACCTAGGTGCGCCTGCACTTATGGAGTTGTTCGAAGTGGCGGACCGTCTAGTGCATGTCGACCTTGCCGAGGGCGTGGAGGACAATTTCAGGTGGCGGTGGGAAAGTAACCATTCCTACTCCGCCAGATCCTGCTATGAGGGGATGTTCGGGGCCAGAGAGGACATGGCTGGTGCGCTGCAAATTTGGAAGTCGCGCCCCCACCGAACTGCAGCGTGTTCATGTGGCTAGCAGCACGGAATAGGTGCTGGACAGCCGATAGGCTCAGTCGGCGTGGGCTCTCGCATTCGGCATCCTTCCCTTTCTGCGATCAGGTGGGGGAGACTCTTGACCACCTTCTGATGGGTTGCGTCCTGGCGTGTGAGGTTTGTGCTACGTTCCTACGCCCATGGGCCAAGCTCCACTGGATGCCACAGCCGGACACCACTCTTGTCAGTTGGTTGCAAGAGAAGAAGGGGGATCCGGGAGGCGACCGGGACGTATGGACGACGATGGTGCTTATATGCTAGAGTATTTGGCGCCATCGAAATGACGTGGTCATTGAAGATGCGGCTCCTTCCAAGAACGTGGTGA
It includes:
- the LOC127349157 gene encoding inorganic phosphate transporter 1-2-like isoform X1, whose protein sequence is MAGEQLNVLKALDQAKTQWYHFTAVVIAGMGFFTDAYDLFCISLVTRLLGRIYYTEAGSNEPGHLPANVSAAVNGVALCGTLAGQLFFGWLGDKLGRKSVYGFTLILMVLCSIASGLSFGHEAKGVIGTLCFFRFWLGFGVGGDYPLSATIMSEYANKKTRGTFIAAVFAMQGFGILFGTIVTIVVSSAFRNAFPAPPFYIDAASSIGPEADYVWRIIVMFGTIPAALTYYWRMKMPETARYTALITRNTKQATADMSRVLNKDITEEEEKVQLQVASGDTWGLFSRQFMSRHGLHLLATTSTWFLLDVAFYSQNLFQKDIFTKVGWIPPARTMSALEELYRIARAQALIALCGTVPGYWFTVAFIDIIGRFWIQLMGFAMMTIFMLAIAVPYDYLVKPGHHTGFVVLYGLTFFFANFGPNSTTFIVPAEIFPARLRSTCHGVSAAAGKAGAIIGAFGFLYASQDQKKPDKGYSAGIGMRNALFLLAGTNFLGLLFSLLVPESKGRSLEEISKENVGDDGTEA
- the LOC127349157 gene encoding inorganic phosphate transporter 1-2-like isoform X2 gives rise to the protein MGFFTDAYDLFCISLVTRLLGRIYYTEAGSNEPGHLPANVSAAVNGVALCGTLAGQLFFGWLGDKLGRKSVYGFTLILMVLCSIASGLSFGHEAKGVIGTLCFFRFWLGFGVGGDYPLSATIMSEYANKKTRGTFIAAVFAMQGFGILFGTIVTIVVSSAFRNAFPAPPFYIDAASSIGPEADYVWRIIVMFGTIPAALTYYWRMKMPETARYTALITRNTKQATADMSRVLNKDITEEEEKVQLQVASGDTWGLFSRQFMSRHGLHLLATTSTWFLLDVAFYSQNLFQKDIFTKVGWIPPARTMSALEELYRIARAQALIALCGTVPGYWFTVAFIDIIGRFWIQLMGFAMMTIFMLAIAVPYDYLVKPGHHTGFVVLYGLTFFFANFGPNSTTFIVPAEIFPARLRSTCHGVSAAAGKAGAIIGAFGFLYASQDQKKPDKGYSAGIGMRNALFLLAGTNFLGLLFSLLVPESKGRSLEEISKENVGDDGTEA